Within Sorangiineae bacterium MSr11367, the genomic segment CGGCGTCCGAGCGGATCCGCCGCGAACGCGACGTGGGGGTCAAGTATGCCGATGATCTGCTCGTCCGCATCGAGAAGGCAAAGAACATCACGGAACTTTGCAACCATTTGTTGTTCTCCGAAGAACCGGAAGGCAGCTCGGCTTTCTTGTTTCCGGGTGACATATTCCCATATAGGGCCGGCAACAGCGGTACCGAGTTGTCTCCCCTCTTTCCAATCCTCCTGTGTACGGGAGGCTTCCCCGTCGATCTGGCAGAGGTCGTGCGAACGGCTCGCAAAGCCCTCATCGGAATCTACGACTTCGAGCAAGGGCTCCTCGAGAAGAGCCCCCACCTCGACAACCTGCACGATCTCACCGAGGTCGATGCCGCACAGCTCGGCGTTCCGGAAGCCGCGGGGGGACTCGATTCAGAGGCCTTCTGGAGCATCCTGCTGAATTCGTCGACCAACAAGAATCGCCGTCGCGCGGCCTACGTGCTGGATCGCTTTTTCTGCGACGACCTCAAGCCAATCAACGCTGCGCTGCCGGAGACGCACGTCGGCAATAGGCATGCTTCCGATCCGGGGTGTGCGGCCTGTCATTACAAGCTGGATCCCATGGCTGGGTTCTTCAAGGCCAATGGCTTCGCAGGACTGGACATGCGCCGCTACAAGAGTATCGCATTCGACGATCAGGCCATCTTGGACCGCGGCACGTACGAGGCGAGTTGGGCCACGGCAGGCGGCTGGAATATCGGCTACGTCCGTTCCTCGACGGACCCGTCGCTCAATGGCTACGGAGAAAGTCTCGACGACTTGTTCCACATCATCGAGAGTGCTCCCGAGGTGAAAACGTGCCTCGTTCGACGCACCTTCGAGTACTTCAATGGCGATCAGCAGCTCGTCGATCCCGGTTACCTGGCGCAATTGAGCGCTCTCTTCGTCGACGAAGCAAAAAGCAATTCCTCGACGGCGTTCCGAAACGTCATCCGCCGCGTGCTGACGGGTCGCACATTCCGAGCGTCCCAACCGCGTTCCGACGAGTGCTACGATTTGCCGCCCGGTGTGGATTCTGCATCCCGCCCACCGTGTCCGGTCGCGTTCATTCTTCAAAAGAACTGCTCGACATGCCACTCCGGACCGGGCGCGCAAAGCGGACTCGATCTCACGGGATGGCTCTCCGACCAGCAGGCGTTTCCACATCGTGGCCCGGACGGCTCCCAGCGTGCGCCCAAAGACACGTTCGCGCGCATGCTCGATCGAGTCAAAACTTCGGATCCCGCACGGCGTATGCCCGCGGGCCGTTCCATGCCCGCAAGCGAGCGCGAAACCCTTTACATGTGGCTCGAGGGCCGCCTTGGAGATTCTCGATGAACGCACTCACCCATCTTGCACCGCTGGCAGCGGTCATGCTCGTCGCGGCAACGGCATGTTCCTCGGAGACCCGCAACGGTCAATCCACCCAGGCCGACGCGGGCGTTCCTCCCAGGAAGCCCGATCCCGGCGTCGATTCGAAGTCGGCACATTATCGAGGATACGTGGCCATGAACGAGATCCTCCGTTCGCGGCTGGTGGCGAAGCCAACCTCCTTCACGCTGTCGCAGTACCTCGAAGACCCTTCTTCGGATGCCGGTACCGGCTTGGTGCTCGCGAAGTTGCTCGGCGATTGGAGCGGCGATGGTTCCCGCAATGCATTCCAGAACGGGGATCCAAATGCGATGAGCCTGGTGATATGGCGAATGGCATTCACGGGGCTTGGAAAGGACGTTGCTTCCCTATGTCCCGGTGCTTCGAAGTTGCGAACCATTCCTGATTTCGAGCTTCGTTCGAGCCTCGTGCCGGTCGTGCAGAGTCTTTGCACCTGGCCGCAGGATCAGGCACGCGAGGACACGGTTCTGCGTTCGTTCTGGCAAGGACTCACGGGGTACGACGCGCCACCCAAGGAGTACGAGGCCTGGCGCGAAGAGTTTTTGGGGCCCACCTTCCAGAACGCAACGGCAGAAACGCTCATCACGACCATGGTGACGGCCGCATTGCTCAATCCTTACGTCCTGCTCGAACAGTGAGATCCATGACACGTTGGGAGACGAACATGAAAGACTCTTCTCGGATGACCCGGCGCGTTTTTCTCGGGAGCCTCGCCGGTGCGGCGGGGGGACTCGTTCTTTCACGGCGGGCGTTCGGAGGGGAGACGAAACCGGATGATCCCCATTTCTTTCTGCAGGTGCTCGTCACCGGTGGAATGGATTCGACCTGCCTGCTCGACGCGCGCCCGCTGGAAATGACGGCGGCGAAGCTGCAGCAGAACTACACGGGGAAAGAGCCTGTGCCCTGGAAGGGGAACAATGGCAACCAAACATTGGCCGCGCCGGCCGCGGAAGCGCTCCGTCCTCTTCTGCAGGACATCTGCGTAGTCAATGGCGTCATCATGTCCACGACGTTCGATGGGCATGACCAGAATTTGAACGTGTGTCTCACGGGAAACCCTTTCGGTGGCCCCTCGGCGATATCGCGATTGAATCTCGACAAGCCGCTCGATTACCTGAAAGTTGGTTCCTTGCTGGGTGCAGAGCTCGATGACTCCCGTTTCGTGCCATTGACCCCTGCAGGCGCGTTGGCGCTCAAGTCCAGACTGCCGACCTCGGGTGAGAATCAATTCTCCATCGACCCTTTTCTCCAAGCGCGCTGCCGGGAGGCGGCGACCGGCTCGAGTCGCTTCGCCACGGGGGCGCAAGCACTCGGGAACGCCACGGCTCAGAGTTTATCGCTCACCGATCGCTTGCGTGCGCTCGAACTGCCCCCCTTGGTCCCGCCCACCCCCACGAACGATGGATCCATTCCCGTGGTGGAGCTCGAGCAAAACCTCGCCCTCATGGGAGAGTTTTTCCGGCGCGGCATCGCTCAGTCGGCGCTGTTCGATATCACGGGGAACATGATCATCGACGCTCACTCGGCGCCCTTGGCCAAGGGCCACGCGGAGCTCTGCACTACGACTGCGAATCGTTTCGCCCAAATCATTACGTACTTGAAGAACACGCCTTTCGATGGCTCGCGATCCCTGCTCGATGTGACCACCGTCATGTTCGCCTCCGAGTTCTCCCGCACCATGCGTCAGCTGGATAGGCCGATTGACGACACCGGGACGGATCACAACCCATTCTCCAATTCGATCCTGTTCGCGGGGAAGGGCATTCGTGCCGGTGCAGTGCTCGGAGGTTCGGACTTCCAATCGTCGAACGAGGAGCTCTCGGGTGCGCACTTGTCCTTGGACGCGGGCAAACTCAAGCGAATGGGGCTCCCGGTCGACTTCGAAACGGGGCTCGTCACGGGGGCAAAGCCGGCCGAGTATACCGCGAATGGGTATTTGACCATCGCCTCGGTCGTCAATGCCGTTTATACGCTCTTCGGTGTCGACCGCCAGCACCACTGGGAAAACGGACGCAGCCTGGGCCCATCCCCCGTTCTTGCGGCACTATGCCGTTGAGCACATCTATCGACATCAACCGAACGAAGTGCCATGTGAGATCGTCACCGTAATCCTTGCTATCGCAGCGTTGATCGAATGCCATAGAAAGAACGTGCCGCGCGGAACCTTCCAGCGCGCATGCGCGTGGGCAGCCCTCGCATTCGGCACGGTTATCCTTCTTCTGGGCGGCCTCATCGCCGTCGCGGCCGTATACATCGCGGTTCAGGTCATGCTGGGCTAGCGCTCGTTTGGGAACCTATTGCGACGAGCTTTGGGGCCTCACGGTAACGCCCGTTTTCGTCGGTGCTTCGTGATGGCAAGCGAGGTAAAAGGCTTTCGCACCATCGTGTTCTGCACGGCTTGGGCGCGCCTTTTGGTAGCGTGCCCCGGCCGAGTGAAGCACCTCCAGTGTGGCCGCGATGGCCTGACCAAGCCGCTCTCGGAGGCGGCGGCGTGATGTCTTGGGTCCGTCCTCTGGCGGCAAATCCCTCGCCAGGAGCGACGTTCCGCGCGTGGGCCGTGCCGAAGGGCCAGCGTAGACGCCGACGTTGTCGAGGGAAATAGGTTCGCCGCATGCACTGCATACGACACGAGGCTCGCTGGACTGACCGCAGGGCTCGTGCCGAACCCGTACGGGTGGACCCTCGCGCTCGGAAACCCAGCTATCGCCCCAGTGCATCATGCCCAATAGAATGGGAAATAGGTCCTTCCCCTTGCGCGTGGGGCGATATTCGTAGCGCGGTGGGCGATTCTGGTATGGAACGCGCTCCAAGATGCCCTTGTCGACCAAGGTCTCGAGCCGGGCGGTGAGCACATTGGAGGCGATCCCCAAGTCTGCACATATTTGGTCGAACCTTCGCAATCCAAAGAAGACATCGCGAAGGATCAGGGGCGTCCACATTGGCTCGAGATGATCCAATGTGCGCGCGATCGAGCAGCGAAATTCCGAGAAATCTAGTTTCATTCCGGTTTTGGTCTCGTGCGAACCGGCTTCCGCCCCGACAAGGTCGCGACGGAAACCGGAGCTGGGAACCGCGCTGTGCTATGCCATCAGGCATCGATCGTGCGCCGCCCCGGCTTGACCGGGCCTGCGGCCATGATGGCCTCGCGCAGCGTACTTTGCAGGTTGTCGCTTTCGTTGAGCGCTTCACGGGACCGCTCTCGCCCATTCCCCAGGGTCGTCCCGTCGTACGACAGATGATTGCCGTTCTTGTCCAAGAGCCCGCGCAGAAGGCCCAGATCGATCAACTCGGCCATGGTATCGACCCCCGATCCAAAACGAATTTCGAACTCCGCCTCCGTGAAGGGGGGCGCGACTTTGTTCTTGACGACCTTGACCCGTGTTTTGCCACCTACGAGCTCGTCGCCGACCTTGACCTGACCGATGCGGCGCACGTCGAGCCGCAACGAGGCATAGAATTTCAGCGCGTTGCCGCCGGTGGTCGTCTCGGGAGATCCGAAGGTGACGCCAATCTTCTGACGCAATTGATTGATGAACATCAATGTCGTTCCAGAACGATGGGCGGCACCGGTCAACTTGCGGAGCGCTTGGCTCATGAGTCGCGCTTGCAGGCCCATGTGCGCGTCACCCATATCGCCTTCGAGTTCCGCCTTGGGGGTGAGCGCCGCCACGGAATCGACCACGATCAAATCGACATGCCCCGATCGAACGAGCATTTCCGTGATTTCGAGCGCCTGCTCGCCGGTATCTGGCTGGGAAACGAGGAGGCCTTCCGTTTCCACACCGATGCCGCGGGCATACGAGATGTCCAGCGCGTGCTCGGCGTCGATGAATGCGCATACGCCGCCCGCTTGCTGCGCTTCCGCAATGGCATGCAGGGCCAGTGTGGTCTTCCCGCTCGCCTCGGGGCCGTAAATCTCGATCACGCGGCCTCGCGGGTACCCACCGACGCCGGTTGCCAGATCGAGCGACAGCGACCCCGTGGAAATCGTCCCCACGGGCTCCGGCTCGTACTCGTCGCCGAGCGCCATGATCGAGCCCTTGCCAAACTGCTTTTCCACCGCATGCAACACGCTCTTCAACGACTTCATCTTGTCTGCAATGCAATCCATCATGTTCGTCTGCCTTTGGATCGCCCCATGGATCTCTCCCGTCGCGCCGTGGGGCAGCGTGTGCGCGGGCTTCGCCGATGCTCGTTGCAGCGGCGACTGGCCTCATAGCGAGCGTCATGCCGAGGCGTTCCGTGCGAAATGGGCGGAAGATCCGAAGTGTCGGAAGTGTCCCGGACAGATTCCCGGCTGTCCCGGACAGCGCTTCGGCCCTGGCCCGGGGGGCTAAAGTTCGTGCGCAACACGCATGGCGAGACGGCCGACATCTCGGTCATGAAGCGACTTATTCTTTGTGCCTTTGCGATGGCGACGTTTTCGGCGCTCACGGCCTGCAGCGACTCGGACGACGGGGGCCGCTCAACCGGCGGCCCCGGATCGCCGGGCGATACGCCAAGCGGAGCTACCCCTGACGGTGGTCCGCCCGACAGCGGCTCACCCAGCGAGGCCCCGGCGGATTTCGTGCTCAGCTGCAGCGCGGAGCTGACCGGACCAAACCGCGTCGAGTACACCGTCTCGGGCAACATCCTCCACTTCTCGGCGGGCGGCCAGCAGGTCGACTTGACGTTGGTGTCGGCCGCCGGCGGCAAACCAGTCTACGGCACCTGGCAACTTCCCTCCGTACTCCTTGGCGGGGATCCAAAGGTCATCGAGAAGCACCAGCTGAGGGTGGTCAGCACGCTGCGCATCGAGGCCGATCGGGTCACGATCACCGGCAGCTGCTCGAGCAAGTACCACGCAATGTCGGCCACCACGTCATCGCCCGCCACCATCACCGACTCGACGATCGACATTCTCGAATCGCACCACGAGGTGAAGCAATGGACACCGCGTGGCGGCGAGAAGACCAGCAGCGCGGCGTTCGCCCCCTCGAAACTGCAGGTCCAGGCCCAACCATCGGACACCGCCATGCTCCGAGCTGCACTCCCCTTCACAGCCGACTGAGACCGTGCCTGCCTGAAGGCTCCCGTGTGCCGGAACCGGCAACGGGAGCTCACCGAAAGCGCGGCTTCCACACCACTAGCTTCGCGCGCCTTCCCGACGCGAAAGCCACCACGCTCGAGCTGGCACGAATGTCCGCTACGGAGATTGCCGTAGGAGCATAGCGGACTGGGCTTGGAGCCAAGGAAAGAAATCTTAGTAAAAACAATGGTCTACGAAGACACGCCGCACCTATTTTAGCGCGTGGCGTCAAACCGTGCCGGCGTCATTTTCGATCTTTGCTGCGTTCGAGAAATATTTGGCCGGAACGTCGATCCCGGAGCGTCTGACACGACATTAGACAGGGGCGCCGGTCAGCAACGGCCCG encodes:
- a CDS encoding DUF1501 domain-containing protein — its product is MKDSSRMTRRVFLGSLAGAAGGLVLSRRAFGGETKPDDPHFFLQVLVTGGMDSTCLLDARPLEMTAAKLQQNYTGKEPVPWKGNNGNQTLAAPAAEALRPLLQDICVVNGVIMSTTFDGHDQNLNVCLTGNPFGGPSAISRLNLDKPLDYLKVGSLLGAELDDSRFVPLTPAGALALKSRLPTSGENQFSIDPFLQARCREAATGSSRFATGAQALGNATAQSLSLTDRLRALELPPLVPPTPTNDGSIPVVELEQNLALMGEFFRRGIAQSALFDITGNMIIDAHSAPLAKGHAELCTTTANRFAQIITYLKNTPFDGSRSLLDVTTVMFASEFSRTMRQLDRPIDDTGTDHNPFSNSILFAGKGIRAGAVLGGSDFQSSNEELSGAHLSLDAGKLKRMGLPVDFETGLVTGAKPAEYTANGYLTIASVVNAVYTLFGVDRQHHWENGRSLGPSPVLAALCR
- a CDS encoding helix-turn-helix transcriptional regulator, yielding MWTPLILRDVFFGLRRFDQICADLGIASNVLTARLETLVDKGILERVPYQNRPPRYEYRPTRKGKDLFPILLGMMHWGDSWVSEREGPPVRVRHEPCGQSSEPRVVCSACGEPISLDNVGVYAGPSARPTRGTSLLARDLPPEDGPKTSRRRLRERLGQAIAATLEVLHSAGARYQKARPSRAEHDGAKAFYLACHHEAPTKTGVTVRPQSSSQ
- the recA gene encoding recombinase RecA, coding for MDCIADKMKSLKSVLHAVEKQFGKGSIMALGDEYEPEPVGTISTGSLSLDLATGVGGYPRGRVIEIYGPEASGKTTLALHAIAEAQQAGGVCAFIDAEHALDISYARGIGVETEGLLVSQPDTGEQALEITEMLVRSGHVDLIVVDSVAALTPKAELEGDMGDAHMGLQARLMSQALRKLTGAAHRSGTTLMFINQLRQKIGVTFGSPETTTGGNALKFYASLRLDVRRIGQVKVGDELVGGKTRVKVVKNKVAPPFTEAEFEIRFGSGVDTMAELIDLGLLRGLLDKNGNHLSYDGTTLGNGRERSREALNESDNLQSTLREAIMAAGPVKPGRRTIDA